Proteins encoded in a region of the Isoalcanivorax pacificus W11-5 genome:
- a CDS encoding lysophospholipid acyltransferase family protein: MSDDNNNARQQQWMLNALRLFGRLPLGFVTRFGAFGAWLISWLPLSMAGAYRVALVNILLCYPELSYRDAARRARRALTETGRTLAEFTHVWTRPPAETLRRVHAVKGMEALRDAYASDRPVLLLTLHQSSWEIPNLLLGPEGPMTVFYQTSASDAFNDVVTRAREGTGSTLVPADARGIKAAIAAMGRNEAVAILVDHTPHGSNNPWVPFFGHPVRTSNLPHKLISRYHPHVFYVGCHRRNGPNDIEVYIEPAPEAIHSADEHTCLAAMNDGLATLISRYPDQYHWVYKRLRHSHGRKRQFYRADVVPYLRDARRRNGTLKVDELP; the protein is encoded by the coding sequence ATGTCCGACGACAACAACAACGCCCGCCAGCAACAATGGATGCTGAATGCCCTGCGACTGTTCGGCCGCCTGCCGCTGGGGTTTGTCACCCGTTTCGGCGCCTTCGGCGCCTGGCTGATTTCCTGGCTGCCGCTGAGCATGGCCGGTGCCTACCGCGTGGCACTGGTGAATATCCTGCTCTGCTACCCGGAGCTCAGCTACCGCGATGCCGCCCGCCGTGCCCGCCGCGCCCTGACCGAAACCGGCCGCACGCTGGCGGAATTCACCCACGTCTGGACGCGCCCGCCGGCGGAAACCCTGCGCCGTGTGCACGCTGTCAAAGGCATGGAGGCACTGCGCGACGCCTATGCCAGTGATCGCCCGGTGCTGCTGCTGACCCTGCACCAGTCAAGCTGGGAAATTCCCAACCTGCTGCTCGGCCCGGAAGGTCCGATGACAGTGTTTTACCAGACCAGCGCCAGCGACGCGTTCAACGACGTGGTCACCCGGGCGCGCGAGGGCACCGGCAGCACACTGGTGCCGGCGGATGCACGCGGCATCAAGGCGGCCATCGCCGCCATGGGCCGCAACGAGGCCGTGGCGATCCTGGTGGATCACACGCCGCACGGCAGCAATAACCCCTGGGTGCCGTTCTTTGGCCACCCGGTGCGCACCTCCAACCTGCCCCACAAGCTGATCAGCCGCTACCACCCGCACGTTTTCTACGTCGGCTGTCATCGCCGCAACGGCCCGAACGATATCGAGGTCTACATCGAGCCGGCACCGGAGGCGATTCACAGCGCTGACGAACACACCTGCCTGGCCGCGATGAACGACGGCCTGGCCACACTGATCAGCCGCTACCCGGACCAGTACCACTGGGTTTACAAACGCCTGCGCCACAGCCATGGCCGCAAGCGCCAGTTTTATCGTGCTGATGTGGTACCGTATTTGCGGGACGCTCGCCGTCGCAATGGCACATTGAAGGTGGACGAGCTGCCCTGA
- a CDS encoding MBL fold metallo-hydrolase, with the protein MHGVDRQRLAQLALRQTLHKGRFYNLDRIPGHGLRDFLRWQRESRGRFPGGQRFPVQPPPDDLLHGKAEEPRLTWIGHATFLFRHGDTNLLTDPVFSERVSPVQWAGPKRYTPPALTVDQLPPIHKVLISHNHYDHLDLHSVRALHGRFGEQITWYVPEGVGDWFRKRGIHNLVELGWWQSAPHGCGEAFFVPAQHFSGRTGTDRNRSLWGGWIIDIDGFRLYFAGDTGYGSCFSDIGDVFGGVDLALLPIGAYAPRWFMQPVHVNPEEAVQIHLDVKARRSVAMHWGTFVLTDEPMDEPPLQLRAALETRALDPADFLVLQHGETIAARDTRT; encoded by the coding sequence ATGCACGGGGTTGACCGACAGCGGCTGGCGCAACTGGCGCTGCGACAGACCCTGCATAAAGGCCGCTTCTACAATCTGGACCGCATTCCGGGTCATGGCCTGCGGGATTTCCTGCGCTGGCAGCGCGAAAGCCGTGGGCGTTTCCCCGGCGGCCAGCGTTTCCCGGTGCAGCCCCCGCCCGACGACCTGCTGCATGGCAAGGCAGAAGAGCCGCGCCTGACCTGGATCGGCCATGCCACCTTCCTGTTTCGTCACGGCGACACGAACCTGCTCACCGACCCGGTGTTTTCAGAGCGCGTCAGCCCGGTGCAATGGGCCGGCCCAAAGCGCTACACACCGCCGGCCCTGACCGTCGACCAGTTGCCACCGATCCACAAGGTGCTGATCTCGCACAACCATTACGATCATCTGGACCTGCACAGTGTGCGCGCCCTGCATGGCCGTTTCGGCGAACAGATTACCTGGTACGTGCCCGAAGGGGTGGGTGACTGGTTCCGCAAGCGCGGTATCCACAACCTGGTCGAACTGGGCTGGTGGCAAAGCGCGCCACACGGCTGCGGCGAAGCCTTCTTCGTGCCCGCACAGCATTTCAGCGGCCGCACCGGCACCGACCGTAACCGTTCGCTGTGGGGTGGCTGGATCATCGATATCGATGGCTTCCGGCTCTACTTTGCCGGCGACACCGGCTATGGCAGTTGCTTCAGCGATATCGGTGACGTGTTCGGCGGTGTCGATCTGGCGCTGCTGCCCATCGGCGCCTACGCACCGCGCTGGTTCATGCAGCCGGTGCACGTGAACCCCGAAGAGGCGGTGCAGATACACCTGGATGTGAAAGCACGGCGCTCCGTGGCCATGCACTGGGGCACCTTTGTGCTCACCGACGAGCCCATGGACGAACCACCGCTCCAGTTGCGTGCGGCGCTGGAGACGCGCGCGCTCGACCCGGCGGACTTCCTTGTGCTGCAACATGGCGAGACAATAGCCGCCCGCGATACCCGTACCTGA
- a CDS encoding chemotaxis protein CheW, with translation MAELPTEITSLLIPMQGRPWLLPNILVAEVIALRQPDRPGHGSEWLLGWLNWRDVDLPLLSFERLNESGQVIIGEEARIAVLNSVTGKLGFYAVVVQGIPRQVKVNGNDLVEEPVETGPAEAMYIQLGGDLAVIPDLDAIEQAVAGLHARG, from the coding sequence ATGGCCGAATTGCCCACAGAGATCACCAGCTTGCTGATCCCGATGCAGGGGCGCCCCTGGCTGCTGCCGAATATCCTGGTGGCAGAGGTGATTGCGCTGCGCCAGCCGGATCGCCCGGGGCATGGCTCCGAATGGCTGCTTGGCTGGCTGAACTGGCGTGATGTGGACCTGCCACTGCTGTCCTTTGAGCGCCTGAATGAGTCCGGCCAGGTGATCATCGGCGAAGAGGCGCGTATTGCCGTGCTTAACAGCGTCACCGGCAAGCTCGGCTTCTATGCCGTGGTGGTGCAGGGCATTCCGCGCCAGGTCAAAGTCAACGGCAACGATCTGGTGGAAGAGCCGGTGGAAACCGGTCCGGCAGAGGCCATGTACATTCAGCTTGGCGGCGACCTGGCAGTGATCCCGGACCTGGACGCTATCGAACAGGCCGTGGCAGGTCTGCATGCACGGGGTTGA
- a CDS encoding chemotaxis protein CheB produces MTPANPRIGIIADTSLQCHLLSSAVRGHGYDVVLATDPGNLEPDWLARKPDLWVVDLTHEDRWQVFLDTLLEQAAVPILFCDNQAPAKIAPEYPRWERRLLAKLLDYVGKPRIREELATLAPDNVRARGEAVQAPQEFHALPQGDAPDRVWVLGASLGGPAAVKLFLDCLPPELPVAFFLAQHIDGGFLDTLAKVLCRDNGFTCQVGHDGSALRHGTVLIAPVEYAVTFTGTGRVCSMGKPWDGPYAPSIDQAIQNASLSFGPRAGAVLFSGMGNDGSIAAPQMAARGAPVWAQSAESCAVSSQPDAVRDTGCVTFNGAPDVLARQLVERVRRELRSAASAG; encoded by the coding sequence ATGACGCCGGCCAATCCGCGTATCGGCATCATTGCGGACACCAGTCTGCAGTGCCATCTGCTCTCCTCGGCGGTGCGCGGGCACGGTTACGACGTGGTGCTGGCCACCGACCCCGGCAACCTGGAGCCCGACTGGCTGGCGCGCAAGCCGGACCTGTGGGTGGTGGACCTGACGCACGAGGATCGCTGGCAGGTCTTCCTCGACACCCTGCTGGAACAGGCGGCCGTGCCGATCCTGTTCTGCGACAACCAGGCGCCGGCAAAGATTGCGCCGGAGTACCCGCGCTGGGAGCGGCGCCTGCTGGCCAAGCTGCTGGACTATGTGGGCAAGCCGCGCATTCGCGAGGAACTGGCCACCCTGGCCCCCGATAATGTGCGCGCCCGGGGCGAGGCGGTGCAGGCACCGCAGGAATTCCATGCCCTGCCGCAGGGCGATGCGCCGGACCGGGTCTGGGTGCTGGGCGCCTCGCTGGGTGGCCCGGCGGCGGTGAAACTGTTTCTGGACTGCCTGCCACCGGAGTTGCCGGTCGCGTTTTTTCTGGCCCAGCATATCGACGGCGGCTTTCTCGACACCCTGGCCAAAGTGCTTTGCCGCGACAACGGCTTCACCTGTCAGGTGGGGCATGACGGCAGTGCCCTGCGCCATGGTACGGTACTGATCGCGCCGGTGGAGTACGCGGTCACTTTCACCGGCACCGGCCGCGTCTGCTCGATGGGCAAGCCCTGGGACGGCCCTTACGCGCCGTCCATTGACCAGGCGATCCAGAATGCGAGCCTGAGTTTCGGCCCGCGCGCTGGCGCGGTACTGTTCTCCGGCATGGGCAACGATGGCAGCATCGCTGCACCACAGATGGCCGCCCGCGGCGCGCCGGTGTGGGCACAGAGCGCAGAAAGCTGTGCAGTCAGCAGCCAGCCGGACGCCGTGCGTGACACCGGCTGCGTGACCTTCAATGGCGCACCGGACGTGCTGGCCAGGCAACTGGTGGAGCGTGTGCGCCGCGAACTGCGCAGCGCCGCCAGCGCCGGATAA
- a CDS encoding Hpt domain-containing protein, whose product MAERHDYLALDWVKGEIQETLNQAQQALEAFVENPEDSSRMRFCQTYLHQVYGTLQMVEFYGAALLAEEMEKLAQALLENRVGATQVRDAQETLMRAILQLPPYLERIQSSRRDLPLVLLPLLNDLRAARGDTLLSETSLFKPDLEGGSAGTGAIAPAASDPNFPQLARKIRQMYQVALLGVLRGQDMPQNLAYMAKVFNRLEQISGQAARLPLWQAAGALVEALTAGALDIGTSVKQVLGHLDRVLRDVAADGAALLAEPPPRDLLKNLLYYVAKSSADTPRIRQVRERFRLDEALPSEELVNEERARMSGPDQAAMGSVVQALSEELTKVKSALEVFAQQNSAAPAALREQGVTLKQVADTVAVLGLGQPRRLLEEQLQVIEAMAAGEAPVEAETLMEVAGALLYVEATLAGVSGERRARTGQINQVPDHVGKAREAVIRECRAGLEEAKDGIVEFIASQWDQSHLAKVPARLDAVRGGLQVIQLNRPALVLRQCVAYISQRLIGDDAVQPDWRSMDTLADAITSVEYYLERLSDDPDTSDDILELARDSVAALGFALEDAEFGEPDDEVEVEDITVDAVPADATGTAPRVADAPAPELEFALDDDAHSDTIEALDALGGEGFEVSEDDEELPPLTTAPAAGARDDDNLIDDEIIEIFVEEAGEVLDALNTYFPRWAMNQHDQEALVEFRRAFHTLKGSGRMVGAGTVGELAWSIENMMNRVIDNSIVATPTLIELVRTVHGLIPELVNAFANGQDDPYDVTPLRDAADALARGDSLSVVPSVGGAQPVAESSVAASDDDDAVEELTLTLPEEHAAPAPLESEPDIEDIAFDVPEPDAGADEDTSWHLDVDDVEEISFEASAFDSGAATDATDPVLLDIFRNEGESNLALIRDWLHQLDDDISEHPLDDSVHRALHTLKGSARMAEIEAVARVAEPAEKFVKDMINNNALANRDVIALLEDVVAVISGGFQAPHPMMPPLAGTEPLLARIAMAHEALSHVADRGDQHILSVFLSEGMDLIVDADHLLEQWVAGDQNPATLIPLRDELTLLGGSAETAGLLEISALANVLADGYTAIIEQRLHCDDHFVELAQQAHEALMTMMDFLAAGQTVRPTPELVQALRDLLEDKPEPPDDGRPVADTVADWPVPAAPDVTDADTAPLADDGGRDADPELVALFLEEAGEILESVSESLDAWEQGGDLTAVTVLQRELHTLKGGAGMAGIGAIGELAHELENLYEGATQERLQASPALFALLHRCHDRLSDMVDALGRSDTLWTAPDLIEAIRRYMATGDAAMPDEAISPAPPAAAPATLEHAAALSAEPATEEAAPLVQRDSELVEIFLEEADEILESVAARLDAWMAAPDNLIEVQSLQRDLHTLKGGARMAEIAELGDLGHELENLYEGLAQGSLKAEPVLFELLHRCHDRLADMVEAVRAGRAGTPAPELIAAIHDYIADPAGFSLPQQGDAVPRVPATPAAPAPVEIDGQPVATEDLIAADADVEILQIFIEESGELCELIDEHIGAWRETPGSSTHPDEIKRALHTLKGGARLAGLKALGDASHEFEQHLLENIPRHQLPGEAWFASLHRWQERITTLMEAIRAAVPKPPIRSALPEPVVTEAPGTAMAEPAPVMDARLRREERLKRQQQPQEMVRVASELLETLVNLAGETSINRGRVEQGISEFSAHVEEMGNTVERLYEQLRRLDAETEAQIMSNYKQGVETGQYAEDFDPLEMDQYSELHQITKQLSESASDLLDLKSTLLDRTKDTETLLLQQARINTELQEKLMRTRMVPFARLVPRLRRVVRQVSGEIGKRVEFDVINPEGELDRTLLERVVAPLEHMLRNAVDHGIEDPAARSASGKDDTGRVTLELGREGGEVVLVLSDDGKGIDTDAVRRKAIERGLIDDAAQLSDQEVQQFIFNAGFSTAAKVTQISGRGVGMDVVASEIKQMGGSVTIDSRKGQGTRFVIRLPFTLAMNRALMVRVGEDNYAIPLNQIEGIVRISPYELEAYFDADTTPFTYAGQQYDFEYLGNFVHGVIKPHLENQIMPLPVLLIRSSEHTVAVLVDGLVGSREVVVKSVGPQLATVAGISGATILGDGSVVIILDIHSLIRAAHMQRQHQAVEERRAVQLEQYERRQQAERERAARVPVVMVTDDSVTVRKVTTRLLERNGFEVITAKDGMDAIATLEEHRPDLMLLDIEMPRMDGFEVAMHVRHDARLQDVPIIMITSRTGEKHRDRAFDIGVNAYMGKPFQENELLATINELLAQTRDTAGTS is encoded by the coding sequence ATGGCGGAGCGGCACGACTATCTGGCACTGGACTGGGTCAAGGGAGAAATCCAGGAGACCCTGAACCAGGCCCAGCAGGCCCTGGAAGCCTTCGTGGAAAACCCGGAGGACTCTTCGCGCATGCGTTTCTGCCAGACCTATCTGCACCAGGTGTACGGCACCCTGCAGATGGTCGAGTTCTACGGCGCGGCACTGCTCGCCGAAGAAATGGAGAAACTGGCGCAGGCGCTGCTGGAGAACCGCGTCGGCGCGACACAGGTGCGCGATGCGCAGGAAACGCTCATGCGCGCGATCCTGCAACTGCCGCCGTATCTGGAGCGCATCCAGTCCAGTCGGCGTGACCTGCCACTGGTATTGCTGCCGCTGCTGAATGACCTGCGCGCCGCGCGTGGCGACACGCTGCTCTCCGAAACCTCCCTGTTCAAGCCCGATCTCGAAGGCGGCAGCGCCGGCACCGGCGCCATCGCACCGGCGGCCAGTGATCCGAATTTTCCGCAGCTTGCACGCAAGATTCGCCAGATGTACCAGGTGGCGCTGCTGGGTGTGCTGCGTGGGCAGGACATGCCGCAAAACCTGGCCTACATGGCAAAAGTGTTCAACCGGCTGGAACAGATCAGCGGCCAGGCCGCGCGCTTGCCATTGTGGCAGGCCGCTGGCGCCCTGGTAGAAGCGCTCACCGCTGGCGCACTGGATATCGGCACCTCGGTGAAACAAGTGCTCGGGCATCTGGATCGCGTACTGCGCGATGTGGCTGCTGACGGCGCCGCGTTACTGGCCGAGCCACCACCGCGCGATCTGTTGAAAAACCTGCTTTATTACGTGGCCAAGAGCAGCGCCGACACGCCGCGCATCCGGCAGGTGCGCGAGCGCTTCCGTCTGGACGAAGCATTGCCCTCTGAAGAACTGGTCAACGAAGAACGGGCGCGCATGAGCGGCCCGGACCAGGCGGCGATGGGCTCCGTAGTGCAGGCGCTGTCGGAAGAACTGACCAAAGTGAAAAGCGCGCTGGAAGTGTTCGCCCAGCAGAACAGTGCTGCCCCGGCGGCGCTGCGCGAACAGGGTGTGACACTGAAGCAGGTGGCCGATACCGTCGCCGTACTGGGCCTGGGCCAGCCACGCCGGCTGCTGGAAGAACAGCTTCAGGTCATCGAGGCGATGGCGGCAGGCGAGGCGCCGGTTGAGGCCGAAACACTGATGGAAGTGGCCGGCGCGCTGCTGTATGTGGAAGCCACGCTGGCCGGTGTGTCCGGCGAACGCCGTGCGCGTACCGGGCAGATCAATCAGGTGCCGGATCACGTCGGCAAGGCGCGCGAAGCCGTGATACGCGAATGCCGCGCCGGGCTGGAAGAAGCCAAGGACGGTATCGTCGAATTCATCGCCTCCCAATGGGACCAGAGCCATCTGGCCAAAGTGCCGGCGCGCCTGGATGCCGTGCGCGGCGGGCTGCAGGTGATCCAGCTCAACCGTCCGGCGCTGGTGTTGCGCCAGTGCGTGGCCTACATCAGCCAGCGCCTGATTGGCGACGATGCCGTGCAGCCGGACTGGCGCAGCATGGACACGCTGGCGGATGCGATCACCAGTGTCGAGTACTACCTTGAGCGCCTCAGCGATGACCCGGACACCAGTGACGACATCCTCGAACTGGCCCGCGACAGTGTGGCGGCGCTCGGGTTTGCGCTGGAGGATGCCGAGTTCGGTGAACCTGATGATGAAGTCGAGGTAGAAGACATCACGGTCGATGCCGTGCCCGCCGACGCCACCGGGACAGCGCCGCGCGTCGCTGATGCGCCGGCACCGGAGCTGGAATTTGCACTCGATGACGACGCCCACAGCGACACCATCGAGGCGCTGGATGCACTGGGCGGTGAAGGTTTTGAAGTCAGCGAAGATGACGAAGAACTGCCACCGCTGACCACGGCACCCGCAGCCGGTGCCCGTGACGATGACAACCTGATCGACGACGAGATCATCGAAATCTTCGTTGAAGAAGCTGGCGAAGTGCTGGATGCACTGAACACCTATTTCCCGCGCTGGGCGATGAACCAGCACGACCAGGAAGCACTGGTGGAATTCCGCCGCGCTTTCCACACCCTGAAAGGTTCCGGCCGCATGGTCGGCGCCGGTACGGTCGGTGAGCTGGCCTGGTCGATCGAGAACATGATGAACCGCGTGATCGACAACAGCATTGTCGCCACGCCGACACTGATCGAGCTGGTGCGCACTGTGCACGGCCTGATCCCGGAACTGGTCAACGCCTTCGCCAATGGCCAGGACGACCCCTACGACGTGACACCACTGCGTGATGCCGCCGATGCCCTGGCGCGCGGCGACAGCCTGAGCGTGGTCCCGTCCGTGGGTGGTGCCCAGCCGGTCGCGGAAAGCAGCGTGGCGGCCAGTGACGATGATGACGCGGTGGAAGAACTGACGCTGACGTTGCCGGAAGAACACGCGGCGCCGGCGCCGTTGGAGAGCGAGCCGGATATCGAGGACATCGCGTTTGACGTGCCCGAGCCGGACGCGGGCGCCGATGAAGACACCTCCTGGCATCTGGACGTCGATGACGTCGAGGAAATCAGCTTCGAGGCCAGCGCGTTCGACAGCGGCGCCGCGACAGACGCCACCGACCCGGTGTTGCTGGATATTTTCCGCAACGAAGGCGAGTCCAACCTGGCACTGATCCGTGACTGGCTGCACCAGCTCGACGACGACATTTCCGAACACCCGCTCGACGACAGCGTGCATCGCGCCCTGCATACCCTCAAGGGCAGCGCCCGCATGGCGGAGATCGAAGCCGTGGCCCGCGTTGCCGAGCCGGCGGAAAAATTCGTCAAGGACATGATCAACAACAACGCGTTGGCCAATCGCGATGTGATTGCCCTGCTGGAAGACGTGGTCGCGGTGATCAGCGGCGGTTTCCAGGCGCCGCACCCGATGATGCCGCCACTGGCGGGCACCGAGCCCTTGCTGGCACGTATCGCCATGGCACACGAGGCGCTCAGCCATGTCGCCGACCGGGGTGACCAGCACATCCTGTCCGTGTTCCTGTCCGAGGGCATGGATCTGATCGTCGATGCCGATCACCTGCTGGAACAATGGGTGGCGGGTGATCAGAACCCGGCCACGCTGATACCGCTGCGCGACGAACTGACGTTGCTCGGCGGCAGCGCCGAGACCGCCGGCCTGCTGGAAATCAGTGCGCTTGCCAACGTACTGGCCGATGGCTACACCGCCATCATCGAACAGCGCCTGCACTGCGATGATCATTTTGTCGAGCTGGCCCAGCAGGCGCACGAAGCGCTGATGACAATGATGGACTTCCTGGCTGCCGGCCAGACCGTGCGCCCGACACCGGAACTGGTACAGGCGCTGCGCGATCTGCTGGAAGACAAACCCGAGCCGCCCGATGACGGCCGTCCGGTGGCTGACACGGTGGCTGACTGGCCGGTGCCCGCCGCACCCGATGTCACAGACGCCGACACCGCGCCGCTTGCAGACGACGGTGGCCGGGACGCGGACCCGGAGCTGGTGGCCCTGTTTCTGGAAGAGGCCGGCGAAATTCTGGAATCGGTGTCCGAAAGCCTGGACGCCTGGGAGCAGGGCGGTGACCTCACCGCCGTGACGGTGCTGCAACGCGAGCTGCACACGCTGAAAGGCGGTGCCGGCATGGCGGGTATCGGCGCCATCGGCGAACTGGCCCACGAGCTGGAAAACCTCTACGAAGGCGCCACACAGGAACGCCTGCAAGCCAGCCCTGCGTTGTTCGCGTTGCTGCACCGGTGCCACGACCGCCTGAGTGACATGGTCGACGCGCTGGGCCGTAGCGACACACTGTGGACGGCACCGGACCTGATCGAGGCCATTCGCCGTTACATGGCCACCGGCGATGCCGCCATGCCGGACGAGGCGATATCGCCGGCACCACCCGCTGCCGCACCGGCCACGCTCGAACATGCCGCCGCATTGTCCGCCGAACCCGCCACTGAGGAAGCTGCGCCGCTGGTACAGCGCGACAGCGAGCTGGTGGAAATTTTCCTGGAAGAAGCCGACGAAATTCTCGAATCCGTCGCCGCGCGCCTGGACGCCTGGATGGCGGCGCCGGACAACCTGATCGAAGTACAGTCCCTGCAGCGTGACCTGCACACCCTCAAGGGTGGCGCGCGCATGGCAGAAATCGCCGAACTGGGTGACCTGGGCCATGAGCTGGAAAATCTCTACGAAGGGCTGGCACAGGGCAGCCTGAAAGCCGAGCCGGTGCTGTTCGAACTGCTGCATCGCTGCCACGACCGGCTGGCCGATATGGTCGAGGCGGTGCGCGCCGGCCGCGCTGGCACGCCAGCACCGGAGTTGATCGCGGCCATTCACGACTATATTGCCGACCCGGCCGGCTTCAGCCTGCCGCAACAGGGCGACGCGGTGCCGCGTGTACCGGCTACGCCGGCAGCACCGGCACCCGTGGAAATCGACGGCCAGCCTGTCGCTACCGAAGACCTGATCGCCGCCGACGCCGATGTGGAAATCCTGCAGATCTTTATCGAGGAATCCGGCGAGCTGTGCGAACTGATTGACGAACATATCGGCGCCTGGCGCGAGACACCGGGCAGCAGCACCCACCCGGACGAGATCAAGCGCGCGCTGCATACCCTGAAAGGCGGTGCACGGCTGGCGGGCCTGAAAGCGCTGGGCGATGCCAGTCACGAGTTTGAGCAGCACTTGCTGGAAAATATTCCGCGTCACCAGTTGCCGGGTGAGGCATGGTTTGCCTCGCTGCACCGCTGGCAGGAACGCATTACCACCTTGATGGAGGCGATTCGCGCCGCCGTGCCGAAACCGCCGATCCGTTCAGCCCTGCCGGAACCGGTGGTGACGGAAGCGCCTGGCACCGCCATGGCCGAACCGGCCCCGGTGATGGACGCGCGCCTGCGCCGCGAAGAACGTCTCAAGCGCCAGCAGCAACCGCAGGAAATGGTGCGGGTGGCGTCCGAGCTGCTGGAAACGCTGGTGAACCTCGCCGGTGAAACCAGTATCAACCGTGGCCGGGTGGAACAGGGTATTTCCGAGTTTTCCGCGCACGTGGAAGAGATGGGCAACACGGTAGAACGTCTCTACGAGCAACTGCGTCGCCTGGATGCGGAAACCGAAGCGCAGATCATGTCCAATTACAAGCAGGGGGTGGAGACCGGCCAGTACGCCGAGGATTTCGACCCGCTGGAAATGGACCAGTATTCCGAACTGCACCAGATCACCAAGCAGTTGTCGGAATCCGCGTCTGACTTGCTCGACCTGAAATCCACCCTGCTGGACCGCACCAAGGACACGGAAACGCTGCTGCTGCAACAGGCGCGCATCAACACCGAGCTGCAGGAAAAACTCATGCGCACGCGCATGGTGCCCTTTGCCCGGCTGGTGCCGCGATTGCGCCGCGTCGTGCGGCAGGTGTCCGGCGAAATCGGCAAGCGCGTTGAGTTCGATGTGATCAACCCGGAAGGCGAACTGGATCGTACCCTGCTGGAGCGGGTCGTGGCGCCGCTGGAGCACATGCTGCGTAACGCCGTGGACCACGGTATCGAAGACCCCGCCGCGCGCAGCGCGTCGGGCAAGGACGACACGGGTCGCGTCACGCTGGAGCTGGGCCGTGAGGGTGGCGAAGTGGTGCTGGTGCTGTCGGATGATGGCAAGGGTATCGATACCGACGCCGTGCGCCGCAAGGCCATCGAGCGCGGCCTGATCGACGACGCCGCGCAACTCAGTGATCAGGAAGTGCAGCAGTTCATCTTCAACGCCGGCTTCTCCACGGCGGCGAAAGTCACGCAGATCTCCGGCCGTGGCGTGGGCATGGATGTGGTCGCCTCCGAGATCAAGCAGATGGGTGGCTCGGTCACCATCGACTCACGCAAGGGCCAGGGCACGCGTTTCGTGATCCGGCTGCCGTTCACCCTGGCCATGAACCGCGCGCTGATGGTGCGTGTCGGTGAAGACAATTACGCCATTCCGCTGAACCAGATCGAAGGGATCGTGCGTATCAGTCCGTACGAACTGGAGGCCTACTTCGATGCGGACACCACACCGTTTACCTACGCCGGCCAGCAATACGATTTCGAGTACCTGGGCAACTTCGTCCACGGCGTGATCAAACCGCACCTGGAAAACCAGATCATGCCGCTGCCGGTGCTGCTGATCCGCTCGTCCGAACATACCGTGGCGGTGCTGGTGGATGGCCTGGTCGGCTCGCGCGAAGTGGTGGTGAAATCCGTTGGCCCGCAGCTGGCCACCGTGGCCGGCATCAGCGGCGCCACCATTCTTGGTGATGGTTCGGTGGTGATCATTCTGGATATTCACTCGCTGATCCGTGCGGCGCACATGCAGCGTCAGCACCAGGCCGTGGAAGAACGCCGTGCCGTGCAGCTGGAGCAGTACGAGCGTCGCCAGCAGGCCGAGCGCGAGCGCGCCGCCCGCGTGCCGGTGGTGATGGTCACCGATGACTCGGTGACGGTGCGCAAAGTGACCACGCGCCTGCTGGAGCGTAACGGCTTCGAAGTCATCACCGCGAAGGACGGCATGGACGCCATCGCCACGCTTGAAGAGCACCGGCCGGACCTGATGCTGCTGGACATCGAGATGCCGCGCATGGACGGTTTCGAGGTGGCCATGCACGTGCGCCACGATGCGCGCCTGCAGGACGTGCCGATCATCATGATCACCTCGCGCACGGGCGAAAAACACCGCGACCGCGCCTTCGATATCGGCGTCAACGCCTACATGGGCAAGCCGTTCCAGGAAAACGAACTGCTGGCCACCATCAATGAACTGCTGGCGCAGACGCGGGATACCGCAGGCACATCATGA